A stretch of DNA from Micromonospora sp. WMMD1155:
TGCGGTTCCAGGCGACCGGGGACTGGATGCCCGACGGCCACGCCGAAGCCGGCTCCAACCACAGGTCGGCCAGGCGCAGCGCCTCCTCGACCGCGTTGCGCTCATACGGTGACACCGCCGGGTCGCCGGCGGCCGCGAGCTGGCTGGCTGCTACCTGCCGGGCCAGGTCCCAGTTGACCGGCCCGCTGCCCGGCGCGGAGAGCAGGTGCTGCAACTGCGACATGAACTGCTGCATCTGCGCGGGATCGTTGGGGTCTGGTGGTTGCCCACCCGGGAGCGCGAAACCGAACGGAATATCAGGCACGACGTCTACGGTACGCGGGCCGCGCCCCAGGTAGCCGCCGCTGGCGTTGCGCTGAGGGCGAAGTCGCGTGGCGCATCCGGCGGGCGGCACCCGACCGGTCGGTACGCTCTGCGGCATGAGACGTCGTGGCCTGACGGTCCTGCTCGGTGCCCTGTTCACCGCCCTGCTGAGCATCGGGGTGCTCCGGGTTCCGATCCCGTACGTGGTGCTCGGGCCGGGCCCGACGGTCAACACCCTCGGCACAGCCGACGGCAAGGAGGTCATCCAGGTCACCGGGCGGGAGACCTCGACCTCCGCCGGGCAACTGCGGCTGACCACGGTGGGTGTGCAGCCCACGGTCCGGCTGCGGGGCGCGATCGCGGGTTGGTTCTCCGACGACGAGGCGGTGGTGCCACGGGAGCTGGTCTACCCGCCCGGGGAGTCGACGGAGCAGGTCGAGCAGCGTAACGCCGAGGATTTCAAGGCGTCGCAGACCAGCGCGGAGACCGCCGCGCTGCGGGAGCTGGGCTTCCCGGTGCAGGTGGTCGTCAAGACGGTGTCCGGGGACGGCCCCGCCGCCGGCGCGCTCAAGGCCGGCGACGTGATCACTTCGGTCGACGGTCAGCCGGTGCCGGTGGCCACGAAGGTCACCGAGCTGGTCCGGGCCAAGCCCGTCGGCACGGCGTTGACGATCGGTTACACCCGCGACGGCGTGCCGGCCACCGTGTCGGTGACGAGTCGGGAGCAGGACGGCCGTCCCCGGATCGGCGTCGAGATCGACCAGCAGCAGCC
This window harbors:
- a CDS encoding PDZ domain-containing protein; amino-acid sequence: MRRRGLTVLLGALFTALLSIGVLRVPIPYVVLGPGPTVNTLGTADGKEVIQVTGRETSTSAGQLRLTTVGVQPTVRLRGAIAGWFSDDEAVVPRELVYPPGESTEQVEQRNAEDFKASQTSAETAALRELGFPVQVVVKTVSGDGPAAGALKAGDVITSVDGQPVPVATKVTELVRAKPVGTALTIGYTRDGVPATVSVTSREQDGRPRIGVEIDQQQPHPFTLGIDLEDIGGPSAGLMFALGIVDKLTPADLTGGQVIAGTGTIDDEGAVGPIGGIAQKLVGAKRAGAKVFLVPADNCAEAVRNPQPDLPLLRVGSLDEALTALETLRGGGQPTRC